TGGGATagggctggagagctgggagcagtcATCATCATCACAGCAGCCTGTGAGCCTCTGAAGGGCTGCTCCACGTCAGGCAGAGATGACTCCAGGTGAGGAAAACctgtgggctctgctcagcacctcCTTCTCTGTCCCCTTCTGTCCCTTTGGGGGAGGACAGCCCTGTTTTCCTCCATGCACACCcctcctttgctgcttttttccagctgcatggaaaaaaagcctgttttcaGATCAGCACAGGCTTCTGACCATGGAAGTGGAGCAGCATTTCCCAGTTTTGTGCCCTCCTGGTCCTTGGGGTCAGCCCTGACTTGAAGGCGAAAGAAAGGGGACAGTggagaaagctggagaggattcctttaaaaatgcaaacgAGATCATTCTGTTCTCCCCCCAGCCTTTGTAGGGCTGACCCTGCTCCCCATTTCAGAACTTGGGGTGCTGGTCCCACCCTGGGCCCATTCCTGGGGCCTGGCCCGTTCCTGCCTGGACAGAATGTTCAGGACGGACAGACGGACTGGGGGAGGGACGGCTTCCATGCTGAGTCTTGCCACCTGTTGCCTTTTTCATTCCAAGccccccttcctccccagcctgcagcccgGGCTCCCCTCCCCACACAGATCCCATCCCCAGTGGATAGGGCCGGGATCAGGAGTCACTTGCCAAATGCCTTTCTCATGCTGTCACTAATTCTGCACAGGCAGCATCTCCGAGAGCAAAACCGAATCTTTTCCAGCGCATTgtcctgtgttttctgcagaaaggCTCAGGAATGCCTTTTCCTAGTTGGGTCTGAGGGAAGGGCCCATGCCAtggctgggcaggaggcagccctggggaagcCTGAAGCTGTTCCCAAAGAATCTGCTGCAAATCCCATGGAGCTGGAATTTGGCACTGGCACGGGCTAATTTTGTCCTGGGggttgcacacacacacacacaccccccccTCATGTCATCCTCCTTCATCTGCTGCCTATGGAAAGCTGCCCCGAGGTGCCAGTGCCAGGGAATGTTGTGCTGAGattggggctgggctggtgaCGTTGCTGGGCACACTGGGCTCACTGGCCCTGCTCCCGTGGGAGTCCAGCATGGACACTGTCATTGCCTTCTCACCAACTGCTCACGGCGTGCAGTTAGAGAGCTCTTGGGTAGAGAGTCCTGAGAAGGGCATTTGGGCAATTCTGCAGGTGCTTTTCAGGTAAATCATTTCAATCACAGTGCTCAGGGTGCAGTTTCACCTGCAGAAGCAGCCTCGGGGTTCCCAGCTGAAGGTGCCTTGAGGGGACTGATTTTCAGAACACAGGACATTGGCAAATGAGATCCTTTGTGTCACCTGGGCTGGAGCATTGCAGGTTCCCAGGATACTGCCATCCCCTGGTTCTCCAGACACACCTGGATCAACACTTGTTTGCCCACAAAAATCACGGTGAAGTGAAAGGATGAAACAAATGAATGCAAATATGAGCAATTATTAATTACTGCAGCGTGGTTCTGCCACCCTTCTGGGAGCCAGGCTGAGCGGGAATGGGGAAAGGTGGAGAGTTCTCAACtgcaaaaagacagaaaaaggaatagaaaCGGGGTGGGATGTTTCTTTTATGGTTTCTGGTCATGGTGCAGCACAAGGTCCAGaaccttctccctccctgctgtgaGAGGTGTTTGTACTGGCAAGGCTTCAAGCTGGTATCCCCAGTACACCAGTTAAACCAGTAGTTACCAATTTTTTTGCAAGCCACGCTGGGACTATAGGAATTTTATTCCTTCACAGTGTTGAAGGAAAGGGATTTTGCTTGCCAAAGGGCTTTCTTATGCTTGAGGATGATTTATGGGCCAAGCTGAGCCACTTgtggaaaaggcaaagcagcTCTTGGCAGCACCCCCAGAAtccactgcagctgtggggtAGTGAAGTCATCGGCATAACAACCACTGCAAACAGAATAACAAAGTCTGTTCTGTTCCCgtttaaaataatctttccaGTTCAGCAACCACATTAAACTTACCTTTCTGCAGACAAAAATCATAAAAGGCCGATGGTTCTCTGCAGCTTGGAGCGAGTGTCTCCCTTTGATCACTGCCCATCTCTCCTGACCACGCACACTTGACCCGAGTGTCTCCCATGAAGGAGTGAAGTGTGTTGTGTCACAGTCTCTGTCTGCCCCTTGTTTGCACTCCTTTGTTTGCCCTTACACTcgaaaaagcagaaaaacacccAGAGTGTCTTCCCTTTAAATAACAGAATCTGCTTCTTCCTTGTAACTTGTTTCTAAGCTGATTGTGAAGTGAGGAATTCTGACTTTGATTTTTCCTGCCATTGTTTCAGGTCTCTTCAGATCCTCCTGCTTCCAAAAAGCCCAAAATAGATGACTCTGCTTCCCAATCGCCAGCTTCtactgagaaggaaaaacagtcCAGTTGGTTACGGTCCTTATCCAGTTCATCTAATAAGGTGATTGTTGAATATTTGTAATCAAGAGGGATCAAATTGAATGAAATCAGAggggaaaatgagagaaagaacATGCCCAGGGTTTCTAAATTAGTAACATTTCTATCCTTTGCCTAGTCAGAGCTACACAGTGCCCCCAAATTCCTTGTCACCCTCCAGTGCTATTGACCTGGATTGTGACAGGAAAGTCAGGAATTCCCTTGTGCCTTTGAGGTGGAGGAATCCAAGGCTCAGGAGCTGTTTGTGACCCCTACAAACTACAGAGAGCTCACTGGCCAACACAAGCCATGAGTGCAGCTCCCCTCCGCCAGGAAcccctgagcagggaggggatAAGTGAGGGTGCCCTGGGAAGCCCCAGCTGCCCTGTGTGGTGACCGATGGTCCCAAAGGCCGTTGGGTcactcctgtcctgccctgtccccagagcatcGGCTGTGTCCATCCCCGGCAGCGCCTCTCCGCCTTCCGGCCCTGGTCCCCCGCCGTCTCTGCCAGCGAGAAGGAGCTCTCCAGCCACCTGCCCGCCCTCATCCGGGACAGGTaaggacacagggacagcgCCGTGGGGATGGCAGCTGGCCCTGCGTTTGTCCCCTTTGTACCTGCAGGGGTTTGATCTGCAGAAGGGAAACACGAACGAGTGGTGCTGGTTTGTGCACCAAGGGAGGTTAAAGGTGACACCTGGCCAGGTCAGGTGTGGGCGGTCACCTGGGTGCAGTCATTGAAGATCTCCCTTAAAGGAGGAGGAgtccctgtcctggggcagtGCTCAGGGGGATGCAGCCATTCCCAGGCCCCTGTCCGTGGTACCTGCAGCGGctccctgttcccagcacagctccatcctctgccctccccacagTGCCGGGggctgaaggacagcagagatCTCCCCAAGGCCTCGGTGTGCCCTGGGGGCTCCTGGCTCTGGGGCCTGTCAGCCCCATCCACACAGCGAGGCCAcgctctgctcctggagaggagcagcactgagtGAGTCACCCGCAGCAGGTGGGACCTTGGTGTCACACTGAGAACAGAAAGTGTCGGGGCAGTTCGACATCCCTGTGCCAGACTGGAGCTGTGCAGTCTGAAAAACCTCCGAGCCAGATTTCTGCCTGAGGGTGATGATTTCTTTGGAAAGTTTGACTTAAGTGACCAGGTGTTTTTAGGGAATATTACGGAGAACATATTGTGCTGCCCTTATGAACAAGTTTCTTAGAAGCTGTGGggattgatttaaaaaaaccccagaaagtagaaggaaaaaagcctaTCAGTATATCCTAATTTTTAAACTAGGTAGGGAGAGAAGTGGTGCAAGTGTCCTTGGCATCCCTGTGAGAAACTTTGCTGGTTTCAGTATTGGATAAAACCCACCTGCAACAGCTCCAGGAGAATTTTGAACTGATACCACATCATGTTGTAGGTGCCCAATTGAAGTTGCAAAgtctttgctctgctttttgcACAATTCCATGTATTTGATGTTATGTTATTGCTCCCCTTTAACACCAAGGTTTAACCAAGGGTTTGTTGGTTATTGTGTCTGTGGTTTTACACACAGATACTCAGGTGTGTGTCAGAGTCACAGAGGCACAAGAAGAtgcttttccagttttccttaAGGAATTGCTGTTTTGAGTTGACTAAACATTTGTGGATAGACACAAGTCCAGCTATGCAGCTGGGCAAAACAACTGCCatgaagagcaggaggaaacaGCTTTAGGACTTTTAGGCTCTGGGAGATCTCATCTCCTTGGTGCTCTTAGGATATGTGGCACCTGGGATGGGATCCCAGGGTTTAATGAGGGCAAACCACTAAATACATGGGCAGGTtctcagctggtgtaaatcagtGGGATTCACTGCCATTCCTCTGCAGTGTAACTGGAATGGGAACACTCCAAAGCCAGGAATGTGaccattttctccttccttttgccTCCCGCTCCCGATCAGCTTTTACTCCTACAAGAGCTTTGAGAGCGCCGTGGCCCCCAACGTGGCCCTGGCCCCTCCAGCCCAACAGAAGATCGTGAGCaaccctccctgtgccactgtGGTGTCCAGGAGCAGCGaatccctgggctctgcccagcccaggaaGAGGAAACACGGCACAGAGCACACGGCTGTCCCCGAGGCTGCGGCCACCGCGGCCACCACGGCCACCGCCCCCGAGGAGGACAAGGAGTCAGAAGCAGAGATTGAAGTAGAAACCAGGGAAGAATGTAAGTGACACTTGTGGCTGcctttgtttcagtttatttgggctggggtttttttgcaggagTTCCTGTGCAGCTTCCATGGGGTTTAAATGGAATTCTGGAAGCCCCGTGCCTCAATGTGCCATGAGTTACACAGTCACAGTTCAAACAAATTGCAAGTCCCTTAAGTCAAGGTTGCATTTTCATCATATTTCAAGTATCAAAGTATAAAATGAGTAggcttttaatttcctttccttttaaaaactgatgaTTAAATGTCTCTGTACAAAAAGGCCTCGGCACATATTGAGctgtataatatatatatatgagttGTATATAATTATGTCTTAATTCTTGAcattttagaattaattttcgatgtttctgttttccagtcaCCTCCTCCTTATCCTCGCTCTCCTCCCCATCCTtcacctcctccagctctgccaaggaCATGAGCTCCCCTGGgatgcagcccccagcccccgtCAACAGCTCCTACGAGGTGGCTGCACACCCTGACCCCCACAGCAGCGGgctggaggctgagctggagcacctCAGGCAGGCCCTGGACAGTGGCCTGGACACCAAAGAAGCCAAAGAGAAGTTCCTGCACGAGGTGGTGAAGATGAGGgtgaagcaggaggagaagctgaaCGCGGCCCTGCAGGCGAAGCGCAGCCTGCACCAGGTAAGGCAGCCCACACCCTGCCAGGTACAGCCCAGCGGGGAGCTCTGAGAATGGAATTGCCTCATTTTTCCCAAATAGCAACAGCCTTCGCTGAGGCTCTGTTTGTAAATCCAGCCGGGAAACCAAAGCACAGGAACCAGTCCTACGTTTTTAAGCTTGCCACCTGTTTTTCCTTGGGTTATAAATCCATGGTTACCAAAAATCAACATCTTTTCATTACTGAAAAAATCTTCTAGTCCAGCagagtttattttgttttcatttcactgaacAGGAAACATTTCTGGAGGCTTTAGCTGGAGTTTTAAAGGCTCTGTGAGGGAGGGTGTTCCTGGGACACGGCCACAGCTGAAGTAAGGGCTTTGTCAGGCATCCCACTGGCCACGCTGCTGAGCCTCAGTCAGGGAGGCAGCTCCTTCTTTCTGGAAATCCTGGACCCATCAGTTGTATCTGTAGTGAGGTCAGGGCTGAGCACAGTGATGGGTGAACTGGTTTTTATTTGAGCTGGGGTAAAAAGAGTGCAGAGAAATAGAAGAGGGAGCCAGCGTAGAAGGTTTGTGTGTCCTTTTTGAATATTTGGTGTGGAGCTGTTCCCAAGCTGGGGCTGGAACCCATGGGATGGACTAAACAAGGGCCTGGTTTGATGGAGGGTGGGAGacacaaaaccagcactggGGCTCTTTTTTTTAGTTACCCTGAGCAAATTGCTGAATTCCTTTGTATTCCAGtaaatctgtgttttattttatgtatttaaaagtAAACATTTATGTGTAATACCTAAATAGTGTGTAGTTAAAGCAGGAATTGCACGAAGCAGTTGAGTGTTGAATCCAGCCCTGTGTGAGGGGCAGGGGACTCTGTGTCCAACCATCATTCTCCATTTGGGAAGGGGTGGATTCCCAGTTCCACACAGGGAagagatgtgtgtgtgtatttccAGGGGCACGGCCGAGCTAACAATGGCCTGGCTGGGAAGTGAGATTGTCAGAAGAGTGAATTTCCCATGACCCTGCAGTGTTACTTCACAGCAACCAGGGCTGGAGGGTTTGACTCGGACAGGgaggaaatgctgcttctgggggaaaaaatagatcTTTAGTTTCTAATTTAACTGTTTAGGAAACGTGAGCCACATCTCTGTGCTTGCTGTGAATGTATTTTAACAATTTAGGAGTTTCTTCCTTTGTACCTTGAAGGTTCCTTGTCATTATCACTTCAGTTAATGGTTCCCTCATGGATTTGAGATTCcaaggcagctcccagcctggacAGGGGGAGTGGCAGTTCCCAGAACAAAGTGTGGTTTCCATTCAGCTTCAGGTTTTAGTCTGGAGCTTTCCAGCTCTTGTGACAGAGCAGTCCATGGGCTGGTTGTCAGGAGTCTTGAGGCTCACCCAAATCACCTACAGCATCCCAGAGCTAGAAAAGACACAGTTTGTGTTCTGTCCTTGCCTTGagtggattttttgggggagcCTTGATAAAACAGAACTGATTTCTGACATCCCGTTGAGCTTTGCCGTACACAAAGGACACTGAGAGCTGCACTTTCCACGTTGTGCATCTTCAGAGCcttcagctccagcccaggcacTGCAGTCGGGTGGTTTGGAAcgtggagctggtgctggagctcTCTCCAACTGCAGTTCATCTTTATTCAGGCCCAGATGGTCGCAGCTATTCTGCTTGACAAAGCAAAATGGGGCTGTAGCGCTGAGCTTTTTGTTATCCTGGGCTTCAGGGTGGCAAGAACTCCACGGGATTTAAAGGAGTGCAAGAACTCCACGGGATTTAAAGGAGAAGGGCTGGTGCAAAGTTCAGAGGGGGGTTTAGCCGTGGGCTGCCTGGGTCacaagcagcaggaggtgggaaCGTGGTTTGGATGGCTCTGCTTCCTTGCGCTCATCCTCGCTGCCTCTGtgtcccaggagctggagtTCCTGCGAGTGGCCAagaaggagaagctgagggaagCGACGGAGGCCAAGCGCAACCTGCGGAAGGAGATCGAGCGGCTGCGGGCGGAGAACGAGAAGAAGATGAAGGAGGCCAACGAGTCGCGGATCCGGCTGAAGCGGGAGCTGGAGCAGGCGCGGCAGATCCGCGTGTGTGACAAGGGCTGCGAGGCCGGCAGGCTCCGCGCCAAGTACTCCGCACAGGTGAGAGTGGGCTGCACAGCGCCTCAGCTCCCCGCCAGGCACCAACACGGGCAGGGGCAGGCCAGGACTGCACAAAGTGGGGCCTGAATTTAAACTCCTGCCACAGAGGTGTGCAGGGCGTTAAAGGGAGCTCTCAAACAGGTCTCAAAAGCTCCTGTTTACTGTACCTGAATTggtgtgtatttatatatacttCAAATACTTCACGTGGTTCAACATAGCCCTGAAAAGCTCGTGGCAGAGGGgattccagcagtgctggagcagacaCAGGTGCTCCTggaggtgggagctgcagctccctggcgTGGTGGCTTtaaggaggaggggaagagcagaagCAAAGCTCACAGTCCCCAGGGCTCTGATAAGGGGAAGGGGAGTGGCTGCCTGCTCCCCGCTGAGACACgtctgccaggagcaggaaatgATGTTGGGCTTCCTCTCAGCATCACAGGATGTCTCACTGATAAGGGGTGATAAGGGGTGTCCAGACTAAACAGAGCCGCCCTGGGGCTGCAGCGCTGGGCCTTccctgcagggccctggggagcagccccaggcaggtgAACACAGCCTGGGGGCTCAGGTGTGTCCTGGGGAGACTGTGTGACACCGGGCACTTTCAGTTTCTGAATGTGTTCCCTCCTTGGGAAGGAATGGAGGAGGTTTCCTAAGCTTAAAGACTAAAAATCACCTCAAAAATAACTTAAGGAGccaattatttctcttttctgaggCCAGGCCTGGCAGGTTGGCAGTGTCCCCTGCAGCTGGCCCCTGTCACGGCcacccctgagccccccagagctgtccctgggcaaaGGGCATGTGGCAGCTCCTGTTTGGTGGCTGGCACAGATGGTAACAAAACTCCTCACTCCCAGGCCtgaattttataaaatgttattaaaactTAAATTCTGAAGTGttgagaaattttaaaataaagttttatacTTGCAGCTACAGCTTGGGTGCAAGAGGAAGTTGGTATTATTTTTGAGGAAACCACAGTTCTCTAGACAGGCTCAGGCCAGGGTGGGGAGAGTCAGGGTGGAAATGCCTCAGCCTGAAGTATGAGATGCTGAACACTCATTGAGGAGCtgtggttttttcttcctttttctaaCCTTGATACTGAAATCCAACCACAGATGGAGGGAGGTTTACCTGCATTTTAGCCCCAAACGCTGgaggtttcttttccttgttaaaTAGCAATCTTTGctgacttttcctttctgacTTGGTGCTGTTTCTCTGATATTTGCACCCTCCAGTCCTGGGggttttctctgccttttctgtcaGAAAGTGCCAAACAGGGAGATCAGGGAggccacaggcagctgcaggtcctgctgggagcagagtggggacactgcagggcttTAGTCCATagctgggacagcctgggcCATCAGCAGCCAAGGCCCTTTCTGGTCACTTCCATTAAGAATCATTGTAAAGGAGCTGTAACTCACCTGTGCCAACACCTGGGGTTTGCTTTGCTGAGCTAAAGAGCGAGCAGCCATGCCTGAGGAAGTGACCAGACTTCTGTGCACTAAGGAATTCTTGAACTGTTTCTTAACTCTTCTGGttttcactttcctttctgGAGCTGGAGTCACTGGGAATGTTTAGGTTTCAGAGCTAAGCAGGCACTGCACTGCAgtagtggaaggaaaaaaggaacgGGGAATTCCTTCCTCACCTCAGTCGTGATAATCCTGTGCCTGGAGTAgagattttctctcttccctgatCCATGCAGGGAGTGTGGGGaggcacagcagtgccctggccGTGTGTCACAGCCCTGTGTCTGTCCCCACAGATTGAGGACCTGCAGGTGAAGCTGCAGCACGCCGAGGCCGACCGGGAGCAGCTCCGCGCCGACCTCCTGCACGAGCGGGAGGCCCGGGAGCACCTGGAGAAGGTGGTCAAGGAACTTCAGGAACAACTGTGGCCTaaagccagcagccagcccagcagtgagAGCACCTCCAGCCCCATGGACAACTGACCCCTTGCCCCCCGgcacagggagggagagaagtgGGACTGGGAGTGCACGTGTGAGTAGTGGTGTCCTGGCACACGCTTTAGGAATATGGATTCTCAGTAGTTGGAAGGCAAATGTTGTTACTCTCTAGAACAGAAGCACTGAATTCcgcctcttttttttttttcccaatccaTATAGCACAACATCTTACTGTGCCTAGAAAACACAAAGTGTTTgtaaacaaaatacttttaagtCCACAGCAAATTTTCTACTGGCAAACTCCAAGCAAAGCAGCATGGTCCAGCTAAACCCGGAGTCCAAGGCGAGCACGGCAGTGGCTTTGTGTTCTCCTGCCTGTTGGAACATTctggaatttaaaaacaaaccaactttTCTTATaagctatttaaaataattcattacACAGActtggtattaaaaaaaaaaaaaattaacgaGATTTTTATAATGAacctttaaaagcaaaacaaaacaaaaaagacaaaaaataaaaaaaacaaaccttcgATGCACAATTTTTAATGACTTTATAGGCTTTGGGATTCTTTGTGCAGAAGCCCCTCTGTGGTGATGATGCCATCCATGTCAGGAG
The Sylvia atricapilla isolate bSylAtr1 chromosome 22, bSylAtr1.pri, whole genome shotgun sequence genome window above contains:
- the SKI gene encoding ski oncogene, producing the protein METVSRSSFQPHPGLQKTLEQFHLSSMSSLGGPAAFSARWAQEMYKKDNGKDPAEPVLHLPPIQPPPVMPGPFFMPSDRSTERCETILEGETISCFVVGGEKRLCLPQILNSVLRDFSLQQINSVCDELHIYCSRCTADQLEILKVMGILPFSAPSCGLITKTDAERLCNALLYGGTYPPHCKKEFSSTIELELTEKSFKVYHECFGKCKGLLVPELYSNPSAACIQCLDCRLMYPPHKFVVHSHKSLENRTCHWGFDSANWRSYILLSQDYTGKEEKARLGQLLDEMKEKFDYNNKYKRKAPRVSSDPPASKKPKIDDSASQSPASTEKEKQSSWLRSLSSSSNKSIGCVHPRQRLSAFRPWSPAVSASEKELSSHLPALIRDSFYSYKSFESAVAPNVALAPPAQQKIVSNPPCATVVSRSSESLGSAQPRKRKHGTEHTAVPEAAATAATTATAPEEDKESEAEIEVETREEFTSSLSSLSSPSFTSSSSAKDMSSPGMQPPAPVNSSYEVAAHPDPHSSGLEAELEHLRQALDSGLDTKEAKEKFLHEVVKMRVKQEEKLNAALQAKRSLHQELEFLRVAKKEKLREATEAKRNLRKEIERLRAENEKKMKEANESRIRLKRELEQARQIRVCDKGCEAGRLRAKYSAQIEDLQVKLQHAEADREQLRADLLHEREAREHLEKVVKELQEQLWPKASSQPSSESTSSPMDN